Proteins encoded within one genomic window of uncultured Sphingopyxis sp.:
- a CDS encoding DapH/DapD/GlmU-related protein, with translation MFKALKGSAVQFFRRACLRRQGVIVRGGAVVSRVRFLGTALIEPHSRLIGDPLITCGNDFYANAGCHFLGEITFGDHVMIGPQTVIWGRDHGLEMGVPMKAQAHRKAPIHIGNDVWIGANVTILKGVRIGSGAVVGAGSVVTRDVPDFAIVVGNPARIIRSRNDVDADWTDV, from the coding sequence ATGTTTAAGGCGCTGAAAGGTTCGGCGGTCCAATTTTTCCGTCGAGCGTGTCTGCGGCGCCAAGGCGTCATCGTGCGTGGCGGTGCCGTTGTTTCGCGGGTGCGTTTCCTGGGTACTGCCCTTATCGAGCCGCATAGCCGGCTGATCGGTGATCCTCTCATCACATGCGGCAATGATTTTTACGCCAATGCGGGATGCCATTTCTTGGGCGAAATTACGTTCGGCGATCATGTCATGATCGGACCGCAAACCGTTATCTGGGGGCGCGATCATGGGCTGGAAATGGGCGTGCCGATGAAGGCGCAGGCGCATCGGAAGGCGCCCATCCATATCGGCAACGATGTCTGGATTGGCGCCAATGTCACCATCCTGAAAGGCGTTCGTATCGGCTCGGGAGCGGTTGTCGGTGCTGGATCCGTCGTGACACGGGATGTGCCGGATTTTGCGATCGTGGTAGGGAACCCCGCCCGGATCATACGCTCTCGCAACGATGTTGACGCGGATTGGACGGACGTATGA